CGCCCCCACCGGTGGCCGACGCAGCCGCCCCGAACCGATCCCGGGTGGAGCCCCGCTGGCGTCGCCGCGCCCGCTCGGGCCACCGCCGGTCGCCCCGGCGCCGATCACCCCGCCGCCGGTCGCGCCCGCTCCGGTTGCCCCCGCAGCGGTCGCCGGCCCGGCGATGTCCGCCCCTCTGGGGCGCGGCGAACCCCTCCCGAGCCGCATCGACGGTCCGACCAACCGGCCGGTCTCCTCGCCGCCGCCCCCGCCGCCCGGGATCACCCCGATCGCGCCGGCGCAGCGCGGCGCGGTGCCGCCGGCCGAGGCGGGCGAGCCGTTCCGGCCGACGCTGACGACCGCGGCGATCAACAACGCGCGGGCCGAGCGGCAACGCACGGTCATCCCGCCCCGCCCCAAGACCAACGGCGAGCCCCGGCCGAGCCACCTGCAACGCCCGATCGACGAGGCTCCCACCGGCGGGTTCAGCGCCACCGACCTCAGCATCCCGGTGCCCACTCCCCGTCCGGGCCAGGAGTCGGCGCCGCCGGGCTCCCGGGCCAACTGGCCGCTGGTCAACAACCCGGAGGATCCGGCCGACAGTTCGCCGAACAACCCGGCCGCCTACTCGTACGGCGGCGGCCGTGGCATCGACGCACCCACCGACCCGGGCCGGGCCGACGGCCGCGTCACCCCACCCTGGCTGGCGGACGACCTGCCGCAGGAGCCGCCCATGCTGCGGCTGGTGGAGCCGCCGCCGCTGGCCGACCGGGCGCTGCGCGAGGGAAGCCTCAACCCGCCCACCGACCCGCGTCTCGAGACACCGCCGCTGCGGCTGGTCGATCGGGAGCAGGCCGCCCGCAACGGCCGCCCCGCGCCCCGCATGGAACGGCCCGTCGAGCACCGGCCGGCACCCCCGGTCGAGCACCGGCCGCCGCCGGTGGCGGACGAGGGTGACGGGGACCTGCTGATCTTCGCGCAGGCCAAGTCGGCCTGGTTCGTCGGGCAGACCGAGGAGTCCGACCTGGACTGGTCGACCACGGCCGACACCGGGTGGCAGGCAGCCGAGCAGGCGGCCCGTCCCGCGGTGGGCGCTGAGACGACGGCCGGTCTGCCGAAGCGCGTGCCGCAGGCCAACCTGGTCCCGGGTTCCCCGTTGCGCGAGGAGCGGCCGCTGCGGATAGTGCGTGACGCGGCGAGCCTCGCGGAGAACACCACCGGCTACTTCCGTGGCTGGCGTCGGGGGCAGGAGATCGGCGGGTTCGCGGTGGGCGGCCGTCCGGGTCGCGAGGCCGCCGGCGGCTGGGACTTCAGCCGCGACCACGGTGACCGCGACGACGATCGGGAATACGAGTACCGGTCCGCCGGCTACCAGTCCTGACCCGTCACCATCACCCACGCGTCGTCCATCCCGCCCTCAGTCAGCTGACTGAGGGCGGGAGCGCGTTCAGGCCCCGGAAGCCCGGGTACGACCAGCGCCGCCTGGTGAAGATCCTGGAAGGGATCCGACTCCGGACAGCACTCAGCGCCCGGTGGCGGCCGGAGCCACCACCGGGCGCGAACCGCCCGGTCAGGCCGGGGCGACGGCGCGCGTACGCCGCATGGTGAGCACATACTCCACCAGCGAGATCAGCACGTGCTTCGTCGACTCCCGGTTGCGGGCGTCGCAGGCCACCACCGGCACGTCGCTCGAGATCGCCAGCGCGTCCCGAACGTCCTGCGGGTCGTGGTACTGCATCCCGTCGAAGCAGTTGATGGCCACCAGGTACGGCAGCCGCCGGTGCTCGAAGAAGTCGATCGCCGCGAAGCAGTCGGCCAGCCGGCGAGTGTCCACCAGCACGACCGCACCGATGGCGCCCGGACCAGTTCGTCCCACATGAACCAGAATCGGGTCTGACCCGGCGTACCGAACAGGTACAGGATCAGGTCACGGTCGATCGAGATCCGGCCGAAGTCCATGGCCACCGTGGTCGTCGTCTTGCCCGGCACCTGCCGGGTGTCGTCGACGCCCACGCCAGCGGAGGTCATGATGGCCTCGGTGGTCAGCGGCGTGATCTCCGAGACCGAGCCGACCAGCGTCGTCTTACCGACGCCGAATCCACCGGCGATAACGATCTTCGCCGACGTCACGCGCCCGCTCGGGTTCGGCGGGCGGTGCGACATGTCAGAGCCTGCGAAGTCCACTCAGCACCCTCTCCAGCAGTTCAGTGCCCACCGCGTCGTCGGAGTCGTCCAAAATGGTCGGCTCGTGGACTGCGACCAGGCCGTCCGTCGCCATGTCGGCGATGAGCACCCGGGCCACACCGAGCGGGAGCTGCATCCGCGCCGCGATCTCGGCGAGCGATTGCACGCGTCCGTCACACAGCGCGGCGATGTACTGGTGTTCGCGGCCACCGTTGCCATTGGCAGCGGCCCGGCCGCGCACCGTCGTCTCGACGAGCGCCTCCAGCGCGATGTCGAGCCGGGGACGGGTACGACCGCGGGTCACGGCGTATGGACGGACCAACGCTCCGGTCGGTTCGTCACGATCGGCCATGTCGCCGCTCACCTCCTTCGTACCCCGCACCGGCTCCCACCGGTGAAACCCGTAGTTGTCGTTGTTGCAGTAGCGCCGACCTCACGATCGGCGAGGCGTCAGCCCAGCATGCCCGCAGCCGCACGCGGCTGCGGGGTCAGCGCGTCGCCCACCCGGTCGACCAGCAACGCCATCTCGTAGCCGACCTGCCCGACGTCCGAGCTGCGGGCGGCCAGCACTGCGAAGGACGAGCCGTCCGAGATGGACATCAGGAACAGGAAGCCATTGTCCATCTCCACGACGGTCTGCAGCACCGCGCCTCCCTCGAAGCAGCGGGCCGCTCCCTGGGTGAGGCTGACCAGACCGGACGCGATCGCGGCAAGCTGATCGGCCCGGTCCCGCGGCAGATCCCGTGACGACGCGAGAAGCAGGCCATCCGCCGAGACGGCGACCGCATGCGCGACACCGGGCACCCGGTCGGCGAAGTTGGCCAGCAGCCAACCAAGATCCTGCGTAGTTGTCATCCTTCTTGCTCCTTCTGCCCGCTCCCGGCCGCTGGGCCTGAGCCAGACTGCGAGGATTGCTGCCCTCCCGGAGTCGCCTCCGGGCTGGTCGGGTTGTCCGAGGTGCTACGCCCTCGCTGCACGCCCCGGTGGTAGGCGGAGAGCAGGCCGCGGACCGCCTCCGGGGAACGCCGCTGGACCGAGGTGGTGGGCTTCTCCACCGCGCCGGGGACCAGCTGCGCCATCGGCTTGCGCTTCGGCAGACCGGTCGTGGTGGTCTCGCTCACCGGGACCGCGCTGGCCGCTGCCGTGGCGGCACGCCAGCCGTCGTCGGCGGCGGTCTGCCAGCCGTTGGTCTGCGGCGGTTGGGGCCGGCGGTTCGGCAGGCTCTCGGCGAGGCTGGGGCGGGCGCCCCCGTTCGCTGTCGACCCGTTGTCCCGCGGCGCTCCTCCGGCCGTCGGAGTGTCTGCCATCGGTGTGTTACCTGTCGTCCCGGGTGGTGTCTTGTGGACTGCCCGACCGCTGGCCTCGACCGTCGCGAACTGCTGGGTCGCGGTGCCGCCATTCGCCGCCGGTTGGGCGGCCGGTGCGGCGGCCTGAGCGGCCGCCGCCTCCTCCGGACCAGGCCGACGGGTACGGAACCAGGCCGACTCGAGCTCCCGGAAGATCGGCAGCTCCATGGTCTCGTCCGCGTACCGCTGCCGGTTCTGGGCCTGCGGCTGCTGTGGCGCCGGCCGGCTCTGCGCCGGTGCCGCCGAGGTCGGTGCCGTCGGCTGAGCCGTGGCGGCCGGTTGCTCGGTGGGTCGCTGCACCCGTGGCAGCTCCGTCGTCATGTCCAGGGCGGCGGCGAGCCGCTCGGGCACCGGTGGGGTGGCCGCGTCCCGGTCGCCACCGGGCACCGGCGGCCAGGCCGGCGGCGCGGGGGCGTTGGGCGCCTGGGCGGGCGGAGCCGATCGGGGCGCGAAGCCGCTGAACGACTGGGCGGACGCCGGCGGCGCCGAGTACGGCTGACTCGATGCCGGCGGGGCCGAATAGGGCTGACCAGCCGGCGGCGCCGAGTAGGGCTGACTGGCCGGCGGCGCCGAGTACGGCTGACCGGCGGGCGGTGCCGAGTAGGGGTGACCGGCCGGCGGCGCCGAGTACGGCTGACCGGAGGCCGGTGCGGCCGACACCGGCGGACCGGCGTACGGCGCACCCGAGTAGGGCTGCGCGGAGTACGGCTGGCCGGACGCCGGCGAGGCGGAGACCGGCGCGCCGGAGTAGGGCTGCGCGGAGACTGGCGGCTGCGAGTACGGGTGCGCCTCGGGACTGCTGGGCAGCTGCCGCGGGATGGCCGGCTGCTGGCCCGCGTCCGGAGAGTCGTCGCCGGCGCGGCGCTGCGGCAGTGGGTCGATCGGCTGGCCGTTGGCCGTCCGTGGGGTGAATCCGTCGCCGCCGTTCGTGCCGGCCGCACCGGTCAGGTCCGACCAGGCCGGCATCGAGCGGTACACACCCGTGTTGGCGGGGGTGCCGGCGCCGTTGCGCGACGCCGGATCGAACGGGCGACCACCCAGGGTGACCTGGTTGCCGGACTCGCTCGGGCGAGGGCCGTTGCCCAGCGCGGGCAGCGCGCCGAAGGCCGGCACCGGGCCGTCGTGCTGCGGGCCACCGGCCGCGGGCAGCGCCGGCGGCTGCTGGACCCGGCCGGAGAGCGCCCGGGGCACCAGCACCGAGGTCGGCAGGGTCACGTCGGCGACAGTGCCACGGTCACCGCCGGGACGCAGCTCGACCCGTACGCCGTGCCGGGAAGCCAGCCGGGCGACCACGACCAGGCCCATCATCCGGGACACGGCCACGTCCACCTGCGGTGGCGTCGCGAGACGCTCGTTCAGCTCGTGCAGTTGGTCGTTGCTGATGCCGATGCCGCGGTCCTCGACGTAGAGCGAGGCTCGGTCGCCGACCCGGCGGGCCTCGACCATCACCTGCGAGTCCGGCGGCGAGAACGCGGTCGCGTTGTCGAACAGCTCGGCGACGAGGTGCACCAGGTCGTTGACCGCGTGCGCGGCGACCTCGATGTCCCGGTCGATGACCCCGAACTCGATCCGGGTGTAGTGCTCGACCTCGGACTGCGCGGCACGCAGCACGTCGATGAGCGCCGCCGGCTCGCGCTGCACGCGGGTGGAGTCCGCGCCGGCGAGCACGAGCAGGTTCTCGTCGTTGCGGCGCATCCGGGTGGCCAGGTGGTCGAGCTGGAACAGCTCGGCCAGCCGGTCCGGGTCCTCCTCGCCGCGCTCCAGCCGGTCGAGGTGCCCGATGAGGCGGTCGACCAGGATCTGCGAACGGCGGGCCAGGTTGACGAACATGGTCGCGACGGACGCGCGCAGCGCCGCCTGCTCGGCGGCCGTCCGGACGGCTTCCAGGTGGACGGCGTTGAACGCCTCGGTCACCTGGCCGAACTCGTCCTTGCTGCGGACCGGGAGCGGCTCGGCGATCTGGTTGGCCAGCTGCACCGGGGAGAGCTGCCCGACGACCTGGGGGTCACGCAGTCGGGCGACCGCCTGCGGCAGGCCGTACTGGGCGACGGAGAGAGCGCCCTGCCGCAGCTCACGCAGCGAGCGGGCCATCGAGCGGGCGACCAGGTACGCGAAGAGGATGGCCAGCAGCAGCATGCTGAGCAGCAGGCCGGTCTCCAGGAACACCTGACGCTGGACGTCCGAGCGCAGGTTGTCGGCCTCGGCGACCACGTCGCGGTCGAGCTTCGTCTCGACGGCGCGGATCAGCTTGGCGTTGGCCGTCATGGCCGAGTCCCACTGGTCCGGACCGAAGATCGCGCCGCGCATGTCGCCTGTGGTGTTGCCGTCCATCCAGCCGATGTAGTTCTGCGCCTCGCGGCGGTCACCGCCGGCGATCGTCTGATCGTGGAACGCAGCCTCTTCGGGGGTGGCGACGGCCTTGAAACTCTGCTCCGCCTGCTGCTGGCCGGTGCCGCTGGCGATGTAGTCGGTGCGCAGCACCGGGGTCAGCTGCTTCTGGTCCAACGCGCGGTGCACGACGACCCGGCGTACGGAGAGGAACTCCTTCTCCCGGGCGACGGCCGCGGCGGCTCGCATCCGGTCGCTCAGCTCGTTGTCACCGGCGAGCTGGGTGGCCGACTCACGGATGGCGAGCAGGTTGTTGATCAGGCCCTCGTACGCCTGGACGGTCTCGGTGAGCTTGAGCTTGCTGTTGAACACCTGGCTGCGCGCGCCCGGCAGGTCCTTCAGGTCCTGGTCGATCTGGTCGAGCAGGCCCTCCAGGCTGGCTGGCAGGTCCTCGATCTCGGCCCGCTGTTGCAGGTAGGGGCCCTTCGCCTGGTCCACCCGGGAATTCACCCGGTTGAAGGCCTCCTGGTACTGCGCCTTCGGCTGCAGCCCGTCCGCCGCCGACAGCAGCACGGCAGCGGTCCGCTCATCCTGAAGCGTGTCGACCAGGTCACCTGAGTAGCTCGACAGGTTGGCCAGGTCACCGGCTCGGTTGGCATTGTTGAGCGTCTCCAGGTGGTCGACGAGACCACTGGTGCCCACCACGACCGTGGCGATGGTCGGCACGATCATGATGAGACCGAGCTTGGACCAGATCGGCATGTCCCGGAGCCGGCTGGCCGGTCGGCGCAGCCGCGACAGGAAGGAGCCCGCCGTCTTTGGCCGTTTGCTCACGTCACCGCCCTCGCGATTACAGCTTGAACGCGTTGCCCCCGCGCAACGCCCAGCGTCCGACCCGGCGGGTCGGACCCCCGAGATTCCATCACGACGCCCGGCAAGAAGAAAGCCCAGGTTGTCACCCGCCGAAGGTGTGATGAGATGTTGATGCGATTTGATAGCAGTCCGTCTGGCCGGAGTAACTGAAGGTAATGAAACATCCGCACCGCGTTGTCCTGCTCGCCGGCCCTTCTGGCTCTGGAAAGTCGTACATAGCACAGCAAACCGGCCTACCGGTGCTCTGCCTGGACGACTTCTACAAAGATGGCGATGACCCTACGTTGCCGCAACGAAACGGCCAGGTGGATTGGGAATCGCCCGAGTCGTGGGACGCCACGACGGCTGTCGAAACGATTGCCCGACTGGCTCGCGAGGGTCGCGCCGATGTGCCGGTTTATGCGATCGGCGCGGATCGACGGGTAGCCACACGGCCATTTGATGTCGCCGGATCGCCACTTTTCGTGGCCGAAGGGATCTTCGCCGCCGAGATCGTCGATGAGTGCCGCCGTCTTGGGTTGCTCGCGGGCGCGTACGCGCTGCGCCGGCCGCGCGGGGCGACCTTCCTCCGCCGGCTGGCCCGCGACCTGTCCGAGCAGCGCAAGGCGCCACGGGTGCTGGTCCGGCGCGGGGTGGCGCTGCTGCGTGCCGAGCCTGCGGTGCTGCGCCGGCAGACCGGACTGGGCGCGGAGGCGGCCCGAGCCCGGGAGGTGCTGCGCCGGGTGGCCGGCCTGCTCGCCGGCCATCCGCACGGCTGACCACTCAGGCCAGCAGCTTCGCGTACGCCGGCTTGATCACCTCATCGATGATCCGCAGCCGCTCGTCGAACGGGATGAAGGCGCTCTTCATCGCGTTGATGGTGAACCACTGCAACTCCCGCCAGCCGTAGCCGAACGTCTCCACCAGCAGGGCCATCTCCCGCGACATCGACGTGCCGCTCATCAGCCGGTTGTCGGTGTTGACGGTGACCCGGAACCGCAGATCCCGCAGCAGGCCGATCGGATGGTCCGCGATCGAGTCCACCGCTCCGGTCTGCACGTTCGACGACGGGCACAGCTCCAGCGGGATCCGCTTGTCCCGGACGTACGCGGCCAGGCGGCCGAGCACCGGCAGCGTGCCGGGGGTGATGTCGTCCACGATCCGCACGCCGTGGCCGAGCCGGTCCGCGCCGCACCACTGGATCGCCTGCCAGATCGACGGCAGGCCGAACGCCTCGCCGGCGTGGATGGTGAAGTGGAAGTTCTCCCGCTGGAGGTACTCGAAGGCATCCAGGTGCCGGGTGGGCGGGAAGCCCGCCTCGGCGCCGGCGATGTCGAAGCCGACCACCCCGGAGTCCCGGTGCCGCACGGCCAGCTCGGCGATCTCCTGCGAGCGGGCCGCGTGCCGCATCGCGGTGAGCAGGGTGCCCACCCGGATGCTCAACCCCGCCTCGACGGCCTGCGCGGTGCCCTCGGCGAAACCGGCCAGCACCGCCTCGACCACCTCGTCCAGGCTCAGGTCGCGTTCCAGGTGCTGCTCGGGAGCGAACCGCACCTCGGCGTAGACCACGCCGTCGGCGGCCAGGTCCAGCGCGCACTCGCGGGCCACCCGGCGCAGCGCCGGCGCGGTCTGCATGACCGCCACGGTGTGCGCGAACGTCTCCAGGTAGCGCTCCAGCGAGCCGGAGTCGGCCGCGTCGACGAACCAGCGCCCCAGCGCCTCGGGGTCGGTGGTGGGCAGCTCGTGGCCCACCTCCGCGGCCAGCTCGACGATCGTCGCCGGCCGCAGCCCGCCGTCGAGGTGGTCGTGCAGCAGCGCCTTCGGGACCTTGACGATGTCCTCGTACCGGATAGTTGCGACCATGCTCAGACCCTAGTCAGCGGCCCTCGCGGACCGGGACGGGACCGGCCGGGAGTCACGGTCGCCAGCCGTACACCCGGTGCACGTCGAGGCGGATCACGAGCCGCCGGTCGGCGACCATGGCAGCACGGTAGTCCGCCCAGTCCGGGTGCTCGCCACGAATCCGCCGGTAGACCTCAACCAGCTCGTCGACAGTCGCGTCGACGGTGGCCGCGGCCGGCTCGGTGAGGGTCACAGTGCCCTCGGCCACCGCGTACGCGCCGCCGTCCGGCGTGGTCACGTGAAAGCTGGCCCGGGGATCGCGGCGCAGGTTGCGCACCTTCGCCCGGTCCCCCGTGGTGGAGCAGCGGATCAGCCCCGGCTCGGCCAGGTAGTCGAGGTTGGACAGCTGGGGTCGGCCGTCGCGGCGCACTGTGACCAGCACCCCGCGCCCCCGCGTGCCGAACAACTCCCACAGCCGGGCGTTCACGCCGCCACCCGACGGCGGCCCGACCTCGGCGAGGTCGACCAGCCGGACGTCTTGGGGGCGCCGCCCTCGGAGAAGTTCGTTGACATGTCATCAATCTAGACGGCAGGTCGATGACATGTCAACCAAACCGCTAGACTCCAGGTATGGACACACCGCGGTGGCTGGACGAACGGGAGGACAGCGCCTGGCGTGGCTATCGCCGGATGCGCCGGCTGCTCGACCTGGAGCTGGCCCGGGACCTGAGCCAGGACGCCGGCCTGTCCGAACCTGACTACGACGTCCTCTCCGACCTCTCCGAAACCCCGCAGGGACGGCTGCGCCTCAGCGAGCTGGCGGACAGGATGCTGTGGTCGCGCAGCCGGCTCTCGCACCACCTGAGCCGGATGCAGCAGCGTGGCCTGGTGACCCGCGAGGAGTGCGCCGACGACGCCCGGGGCTCGATCGTCGTGCTCACGCCGGCGGGTCGGCAGGCCATCGAGTCCGCCGCCCCCGGCCACGTGGCCGCCGTCCGGCGGCACCTGATCGACCTGCTCACCCCGGCGGAGGTCGACGCCCTCGGCGCGCTCACCCACCGGGTGGTCGACCACCTCGCCGGCCCCGAGGCTCGGACCACCCGCCCGCAGCCCGAACGCGGGGCCTGACGTGGACCCGCGCATCCTCGACCGGCTGCGCTGCCCGGTCTGCGGCGAACCGCTGGCCGAGTCGACAGCCGGCACCGCCCGGGCGCTGCGCTGCCCGCGCCGGCACAGCTTCGACATCGCCCGGCAGGGGTACGTCAACCTGCTCGCCGGACGCGCCCCGCACGCCGGCGACAGCGCCGAGATGGTGGCCGCCCGGGCGGACTTCCTCGCCGCCGGGCACTACGACGTCATTTCGGCCGCCCTCGCCGCCGCCGCGACGGAAGCCGCCGGCCGGCTCCGTGCGACGCCCGCCACGCACTCGGGACCTATCCCGTCCGCCCTTTGCTCTGCTTCAACCGACGCAACGGTTTCCGCACCGAACTGTTGCGCGGAGGTAAGCAGAGCAAAGGACACAACGGCAGAGGTACGGGCTGCGCCACCGACGCCCGACTTCGAGGCGTACCCCCTGGTGGTGGATGCCGGCGCCGGCACCGGCCGGTACCTCGGCGCGGTGCTGGCGGCGCTGCCGGACGCGGTGGGTCTGGCCCTGGACGTGTCCAAGCCGGCGCTTCGCCGCGCGGCGAACGCGCATCCCCGAGCGGCCGCGGCGCTCGCCGACACCTGGCAGCGGCTGCCGCTCGCCGACGCCTCGACCTCCGTGCTGCTGAACGTCTTCGCCCCGCGAAACGGCGCGGAGTTCCACCGGGTGCTCGACCCGACCGGCACGTTGCTGGTGGTCACCCCCGCCGCCGACCACCTCGCCGAACTGGTGGACGCCCTCGGCCTGCTGCGGGTGGACCCGGACAAGGCCGACCGGGTGGCCGGCAGCCTGGGCGGGCACTTCACCGCGGTCAGCTCGGCCGTACACCGGGCGGAACTGGCGCTGACCCGGCCGGAGGTCGCCACCCTGGTCGGGATGGGACCCAGCGCGTGGCACACCGACCCGGCCGCTCTCGCCACCCGGCTGGCCGCGCTGCCCGAACCGGTCCGGGTCACCATGGCGGTCCGGCTCGACGTTCAGCGACCCCGCTGAGCTCAGGTGGAGAGGTCGACCTCTTCCCAGCCGGGCGGTTCATCGTGGTACGGCCCGCGCAGGATCACCGCCCACTCCAGCGCCCAGCGCCGCTGACCGATCGCGTTCGCGTCGACCAGCCCGGGCAGCGACCGCCCGACCCGCTCGGTCTCCAGGTAAGCCCAGTCCAGGCAGTAGTGCAGGTCGAGCAGGGCCGCCGCGTCGGCGGGATGCTGCGGCGCGGTGAGGATCCGGGACCGCCAGCGCGGGAAGGTCTCCCCCTCGGCGATGTGCGGCAGTCGCTCGACCAGCCGCTCGTCCACGGCGAGGGTCGGGTCGAGCTGCTTGCTCAGCCCGAGCACCCAGGCCAGCGCGAAGAGCGCGTCGTGGTGCAGCACGAACGAGCGGTGGTCGCCCTTGCCGCCGATCACGAACTGCCACTCCGGCGGGGTCACCATCTCCATCAGGTGCGAGCCGAGCAGCCAGCTCATCGCCGCCTGCGGGGGCATTCCGAAGCAGCGGGCCAGGATCAGGTGCAGCACGGCGATCCGCGCCTCGATCTCCGCTGTGGGGCGCAGCTCGATCTTGTCACCCGGCTCCCAGACGAGCGGGAACTGCTGAGGCGGCAACGGCAGGCCGAGCCGGGACAGCTCGTCCAGGCTCGCCTCGCGTACCTCGCGTGGGTCGGGGGCAGGTACGGTCACGGCGCGTTTTCCTGTCTGCTCGCGACGGCTCAAGGCCGGCTATCCCCCCTTGGCCTGCGAGAATAGCGCTCCCTGGTGACCGGCACCACGCCGCCCCGACCCCGGGTCGGGTCAGCCGATCCGCTCGATGACCAACGGCGTCGGCACCGGCGCGATCGGCGCGATCCGCACCGCGCGGGCGGCCTCCGCGAGCGCCGCCGGGATCCGCGCCGGGTCCTCGGCGCGCAGCTCGTAGAGGGCGTCGCCGGCCCGCACCGGGTCGCCGGGTCGCTTGTGCAGCACCACCCCGGCCGGCACGCTGACCGGGTCCTCCTTGCGGGCCCGGCCCGCGCCGAGCCGCCAGGCCGCCACCCCCATGGCGTACGCGTCGACGGCCGCGACGTGCCCGTCCTGCTCGGCGCGTACCACCTCGACCTCCGGGGCGACCGGCATCGGTGCGTCCGGGTCGCCGCCCTGCGCCCGGACCATCGCCCGCCAGGAGTCCATCGCCCGGCCGTCCCGCAGAGCCGCCGCCGGATCGGCGTCCGGCAGGCCGGCGGCGTCGAGCATCTCCCGGGCCAGGGCCAGCGTCAGCTCGACCACGTCGGCCGGCCCGCCTCCGGCCAGCACCTCGACCGACTCGGTCACCTCGACCGCGTTGCCGATCGCCAGGCCGAGCGGTGTGGACATGTCGGTGAGCAGGGCGACCGTCCGCACGCCGTGCGCACCACCCAGCTCGACCATGGTGCGGGCCAGCTCACGGGCCTGGTCGACGGACTTCATGAAGGCGCCCGAGCCGACCTTGACGTCGAGAACCAGCGCACCGGTGCCCTCGGCGATCTTCTTACTCATGATCGAACTCGCGATCAGCGGGATCGCCTCCACCGTGCCGGTCACGTCGCGCAGCGCGTACAGCTTCCGGTCGGCGGGTGCCAGGCCGGCGCCGGCCGCGCAGATCACCGCGCCGACGTCGCCGAGCTGGCTGATGAACTCGTCGTTGCTCAGCGCGGCCCGCCAGC
Above is a window of Micromonospora coriariae DNA encoding:
- a CDS encoding DUF4272 domain-containing protein; translated protein: MTVPAPDPREVREASLDELSRLGLPLPPQQFPLVWEPGDKIELRPTAEIEARIAVLHLILARCFGMPPQAAMSWLLGSHLMEMVTPPEWQFVIGGKGDHRSFVLHHDALFALAWVLGLSKQLDPTLAVDERLVERLPHIAEGETFPRWRSRILTAPQHPADAAALLDLHYCLDWAYLETERVGRSLPGLVDANAIGQRRWALEWAVILRGPYHDEPPGWEEVDLST
- a CDS encoding thymidine phosphorylase; translation: MMSFAAVDVIRVKRDGGVLSDAQIDWVMDAYTRGVVADEQMSALAMAILLNGMTGPEIARWTAAMIASGERLDLSAVRRPTVDKHSTGGVGDKITLPLTPLVAACGAAVPQLSGRGLGHTGGTLDKLESIPGWRAALSNDEFISQLGDVGAVICAAGAGLAPADRKLYALRDVTGTVEAIPLIASSIMSKKIAEGTGALVLDVKVGSGAFMKSVDQARELARTMVELGGAHGVRTVALLTDMSTPLGLAIGNAVEVTESVEVLAGGGPADVVELTLALAREMLDAAGLPDADPAAALRDGRAMDSWRAMVRAQGGDPDAPMPVAPEVEVVRAEQDGHVAAVDAYAMGVAAWRLGAGRARKEDPVSVPAGVVLHKRPGDPVRAGDALYELRAEDPARIPAALAEAARAVRIAPIAPVPTPLVIERIG